Proteins from one Deinococcus apachensis DSM 19763 genomic window:
- a CDS encoding PQQ-binding-like beta-propeller repeat protein, which yields MRKILALSLALVPTALSAAQAQPSPQVAWFKDLKVLSTVAVADNGDLFFVGSDTRVHRTDARGVEKWNYATGDIGRAHPIVTPQGTVIAASYDDNVYALDASGKLLWKTKLDGDLFASPALRTDGSVIVATAGGSVYALGPGGQVLWTYKVGAPVFSSPAVAADGTIYFGAQDNQLHALTPDGRQKWAFRAGSLVFSSPALDRQGNIYFGSSDRRIYSVSPDGKGRWVRGTGLFVNASPIVTSGDLVVVGSYDGKVYAINTTGEDEWTYDAGAPVAAAAAELADGSVVVPDLSGTVHAIGRAGQSLWKIAAGKKIDTNVTVSDQGVLYFTTEGGGLSAVQKQPPLADGPWTTFRGVPSGWGHTLTAQEAQARAAARKAAATAVLAGRPATPPSRPAPTTPAPAPSRPPVAQTPATQTPAPQPPTTTTPVTPTAPTRTPEQYAQAAGQGARTLDGRVYLPLREAAGALGTPIRLLTPRTATLALPGQAAAAPVRPVPVRYVGRIPFVPLAALTGLPGVKAAAHRAPTGVILTLAGRTLTFPLNFPALTPLRSQPEYPAVLRRPGGV from the coding sequence ATGAGGAAAATCCTCGCTCTCTCACTTGCTCTTGTGCCCACCGCCCTTTCTGCCGCGCAGGCCCAGCCCTCCCCACAGGTCGCCTGGTTCAAGGACCTGAAGGTTCTCTCAACCGTAGCGGTCGCCGACAACGGTGATCTGTTCTTCGTGGGATCCGACACCCGGGTCCACCGGACCGACGCCCGCGGCGTCGAGAAATGGAACTACGCGACCGGCGACATCGGCCGCGCCCACCCCATCGTGACCCCACAGGGCACGGTGATCGCCGCCTCCTACGACGACAACGTGTATGCCCTGGACGCCTCGGGCAAGCTGCTCTGGAAGACCAAGCTCGATGGTGACCTGTTCGCCAGCCCCGCCCTGCGTACCGATGGCAGCGTGATCGTCGCCACGGCCGGGGGGAGCGTGTACGCGCTGGGTCCGGGGGGGCAGGTGCTGTGGACCTACAAGGTCGGCGCCCCCGTGTTCAGCAGCCCCGCCGTCGCCGCCGACGGCACGATTTATTTCGGTGCCCAGGACAACCAGTTGCACGCGCTCACACCGGACGGCAGGCAGAAGTGGGCCTTTCGCGCGGGGTCGCTGGTGTTCAGCAGCCCGGCGCTCGACCGCCAGGGCAACATCTACTTCGGCTCCAGCGACCGCCGCATCTACTCGGTCTCTCCCGACGGCAAGGGACGCTGGGTCCGCGGCACGGGCCTCTTCGTGAACGCCAGCCCCATTGTCACGAGCGGGGACCTCGTCGTGGTGGGCAGCTACGACGGCAAGGTCTACGCGATCAACACCACCGGTGAGGACGAGTGGACGTACGACGCGGGCGCCCCCGTCGCGGCGGCGGCGGCCGAACTTGCGGACGGCAGCGTGGTCGTGCCCGACCTGAGTGGCACCGTTCACGCCATCGGCCGGGCGGGGCAAAGCCTGTGGAAGATCGCCGCGGGCAAGAAGATCGACACGAACGTGACCGTGAGTGACCAGGGCGTCCTGTATTTCACCACCGAGGGGGGCGGTCTGAGCGCCGTTCAGAAGCAGCCGCCCCTGGCCGACGGCCCCTGGACCACCTTCCGGGGCGTGCCCAGCGGCTGGGGTCACACGCTGACGGCGCAGGAGGCCCAGGCCCGGGCAGCGGCGAGGAAGGCCGCGGCGACCGCCGTCCTCGCGGGGCGTCCGGCCACGCCTCCCTCCAGGCCCGCGCCGACCACGCCCGCCCCGGCCCCTTCCCGACCCCCGGTGGCTCAGACTCCAGCAACGCAGACTCCGGCGCCACAGCCACCTACAACGACCACCCCGGTCACCCCGACCGCTCCCACCCGCACGCCCGAGCAATACGCGCAGGCGGCCGGGCAGGGGGCGCGGACCCTCGACGGCCGGGTCTACCTGCCGCTCCGGGAGGCCGCCGGGGCGCTGGGCACGCCCATCCGGCTCCTCACGCCCCGCACGGCGACCCTGGCGCTTCCGGGGCAGGCTGCCGCGGCCCCTGTTCGCCCGGTCCCGGTGCGCTATGTGGGCCGCATCCCGTTCGTGCCGCTGGCCGCGCTCACCGGCCTGCCCGGCGTGAAGGCGGCGGCCCACCGCGCCCCTACCGGAGTCATCCTGACCCTCGCGGGGCGGACCCTCACCTTCCCGCTGAATTTCCCCGCCCTCACCCCGCTGCGGTCCCAGCCCGAGTACCCGGCAGTGTTGAGGAGGCCGGGAGGTGTGTAA
- a CDS encoding metallophosphoesterase family protein — MRVLVLSDTHGLLRPEVLTLAAEADALLHAGDVGKPEVLGALRAATSGPAYAVRGNVDRTPPLSALPETLLVELEGVWVYLLHDLHDLDLQPEEAGIQVVISGHTHAPRLEQRGGVTFLNPGSVGPRRFRLPVACAWLYLEGGGVRVEPVTLLS; from the coding sequence ATGCGCGTTCTCGTCCTCTCCGACACCCACGGCCTGCTGCGCCCCGAGGTCCTGACGCTGGCCGCGGAGGCGGACGCCCTGCTGCACGCGGGCGACGTGGGCAAGCCCGAGGTGCTGGGTGCCCTGCGCGCGGCCACGTCCGGCCCGGCCTACGCGGTGCGGGGCAACGTGGACCGAACGCCGCCCCTCTCCGCACTCCCGGAAACCCTGCTGGTCGAGTTGGAGGGGGTGTGGGTCTACCTCCTGCATGACCTCCACGACCTCGACCTGCAACCGGAGGAGGCAGGCATACAGGTGGTCATCAGCGGACATACCCACGCCCCGAGGCTGGAGCAGCGCGGAGGCGTGACTTTCCTGAACCCCGGCTCGGTGGGGCCGCGCCGCTTTCGGCTGCCGGTGGCCTGTGCTTGGCTGTATCTGGAGGGCGGCGGGGTGCGCGTCGAACCGGTGACGCTGCTCTCCTGA
- a CDS encoding MBL fold metallo-hydrolase encodes MTAPAPALSRVHGTLHALQVPIPYPMKTVTVLIDMGGPVTLIDAALDTPEARQAIEDGLAALGLHWPDVERVIITHHHPDHYGLAGVVEERSGAAVQMLDVEIGRGERYWHMWEEWLPGHVKHMRDHGLPLELLETLEGESRRTRARVQPATRVQPLREGQTVPLAGGEWEVLWLPGHADGHLGLWNEAESLLIAGDAILPRISPNIGLYAYTRPDPLGDYLQTLGKLEALNPARAVVGHHGPVMDGVQARARQLRGHHHERLDFIRAEAGREPRSAYALSLAMFPRDLNTAGRRFALAETLAHAEHLRLLGQLARTWQGEAWVYHG; translated from the coding sequence ATGACCGCCCCCGCCCCCGCCCTGTCCCGCGTTCACGGCACATTGCACGCCCTTCAGGTGCCCATCCCCTACCCCATGAAGACCGTGACGGTGCTGATCGACATGGGCGGTCCCGTCACCCTGATCGACGCGGCGCTCGATACCCCTGAGGCGCGGCAGGCCATCGAGGACGGGCTCGCGGCGCTGGGCCTTCATTGGCCGGACGTGGAGCGGGTCATCATCACGCACCACCATCCCGACCACTACGGGCTGGCGGGCGTGGTGGAGGAGCGTAGCGGCGCGGCGGTGCAGATGCTCGACGTGGAGATCGGGCGCGGCGAGCGCTACTGGCACATGTGGGAGGAGTGGCTGCCCGGCCATGTCAAGCACATGCGCGACCACGGCCTGCCCCTGGAGCTGCTGGAGACGCTGGAGGGCGAGAGCCGCCGCACCCGCGCCCGGGTCCAGCCCGCCACCCGGGTCCAGCCCCTGCGCGAGGGACAGACCGTCCCACTGGCGGGCGGCGAGTGGGAGGTGCTGTGGCTCCCCGGCCACGCCGACGGGCACCTGGGCCTCTGGAATGAAGCGGAAAGCCTGCTGATCGCCGGGGACGCCATCCTGCCGCGCATCAGCCCGAACATCGGCCTGTATGCCTACACCCGGCCCGATCCCCTGGGCGACTATCTCCAGACGCTCGGGAAGCTGGAGGCACTGAACCCCGCCCGCGCCGTCGTGGGGCACCACGGTCCCGTGATGGACGGCGTGCAGGCCCGTGCCCGGCAACTACGGGGCCACCACCACGAGCGGCTGGATTTCATCCGGGCGGAGGCGGGCCGCGAGCCGCGCAGCGCCTACGCCCTGTCGCTCGCCATGTTCCCGCGCGACCTCAACACCGCCGGGCGCCGCTTCGCCCTGGCCGAGACGCTGGCGCACGCCGAACACCTGCGCCTGCTGGGGCAGCTCGCGCGAACCTGGCAGGGGGAGGCGTGGGTGTATCACGGGTGA
- a CDS encoding ATP-binding cassette domain-containing protein — translation MTLTLPESPDVHEAALIRTEGLSRLYRGIPAVQNLNLRVRAGRVYVLLGPNGAGKSTTLRMLLGLIRPSAGRIFLFRESWRPAHLARVGASIDGPALYDHLDAAGNLEVHTRLLGLPAARIPGVLARVGLADTGRRRAGQFSMGMRARLALGIALLTEPDVLLLDEPQNGLDPEGIRELRALLRAYAASGRTVLVSSHLLGEVLHLADDVGVMARGTLCYQGPLSGLAPDGDLEGAYLRLTSGMRA, via the coding sequence ATGACGCTGACCCTGCCCGAGTCTCCCGATGTTCACGAGGCGGCCTTGATCCGCACCGAGGGCCTGAGCCGCCTCTACCGGGGGATCCCTGCCGTTCAGAACCTGAACCTGCGGGTGCGGGCGGGCCGGGTGTACGTCCTGCTGGGTCCGAACGGGGCGGGCAAGAGCACCACCCTGCGGATGCTGCTCGGCCTGATCCGCCCCAGCGCCGGGCGGATCTTCCTGTTCCGGGAGTCGTGGCGGCCCGCCCACCTCGCCCGCGTCGGGGCGAGCATTGACGGGCCCGCGCTCTACGATCACCTGGATGCGGCCGGGAACCTGGAGGTCCATACCCGGCTGCTGGGCCTGCCCGCCGCCCGCATCCCCGGGGTGCTGGCGCGCGTCGGCCTCGCGGACACGGGGCGCAGGCGGGCCGGGCAGTTCAGCATGGGGATGCGGGCGCGGCTGGCGCTGGGAATCGCCCTGCTCACCGAGCCCGACGTGCTGCTCCTCGACGAGCCGCAAAACGGCCTGGACCCCGAGGGTATCCGGGAGCTGCGGGCGCTGCTGCGCGCCTACGCGGCGTCCGGCCGCACCGTCCTGGTGTCCAGCCACCTCCTCGGCGAGGTCCTGCACCTGGCGGACGATGTGGGGGTGATGGCGCGCGGCACCCTGTGCTACCAGGGGCCGCTGTCCGGCCTCGCCCCGGACGGTGACCTGGAGGGGGCCTACCTGCGCCTCACCTCGGGGATGCGGGCATGA
- a CDS encoding citrate/2-methylcitrate synthase, producing the protein MTNTANIAKGLEGVLFTETRLTFINGSEGILTHLGIPIQEWAEKSTFEELSLALLDGELPTAAELARFDADLKANRAVPQGLLDVISAMPRGVHPMQALRTAVSYLGLLDPQAEETTEEARRAIAIRMIAQFATVIAAINRAQEGQEIVAPRMDLTHAGNFLYMLTGKEPTGEQARLFDIALVLHADHGMNASTFTAIATASTLSDMYSCITSAVGALKGPLHGGANEAVMDMLDEVGAPENAESYITAKLDRKEKIMGVGHRVYKYFDPRSRVLRDYAAHVASKEGKSNYYQILETIERVVVERMGSRGIYPNVDFYSGTVYSDLGIRKEYFTPIFALARISGWCASVIEYTRDNRLLRPDALYTGARDQQYVPLQERQ; encoded by the coding sequence ATGACGAACACGGCCAACATCGCCAAGGGGCTGGAAGGCGTTCTCTTCACCGAGACGAGGCTGACCTTCATTAACGGGTCGGAAGGCATCCTGACGCACCTGGGCATCCCGATTCAGGAGTGGGCCGAGAAGAGCACCTTCGAGGAGCTGTCCCTCGCCCTGCTGGACGGCGAACTACCCACGGCGGCCGAACTCGCCCGCTTCGACGCCGACCTCAAGGCGAACCGGGCCGTGCCGCAGGGGCTTCTGGACGTGATCTCGGCGATGCCCCGGGGCGTTCACCCCATGCAGGCGCTCCGCACCGCCGTCTCCTACCTGGGCCTGCTCGACCCCCAGGCCGAGGAGACGACCGAGGAGGCCCGCCGTGCCATCGCCATCCGCATGATCGCGCAGTTTGCCACGGTCATCGCGGCGATCAACCGCGCCCAGGAGGGGCAGGAGATCGTGGCGCCGCGTATGGACCTGACCCACGCGGGCAACTTCCTGTATATGCTGACGGGTAAGGAGCCCACCGGGGAACAGGCCCGGCTCTTCGACATCGCGCTCGTGCTGCACGCCGACCATGGCATGAATGCGAGCACCTTCACCGCGATTGCCACGGCGAGCACCCTCAGCGACATGTACTCCTGCATCACCTCGGCGGTCGGGGCACTCAAGGGGCCGCTCCACGGTGGGGCGAACGAGGCCGTGATGGACATGCTCGACGAGGTGGGCGCGCCCGAGAATGCCGAGAGTTACATCACCGCCAAGCTCGACCGCAAGGAAAAGATCATGGGCGTGGGGCACCGGGTCTACAAGTACTTCGACCCGCGCTCGCGCGTGCTGCGCGACTACGCCGCCCACGTCGCCAGCAAGGAAGGCAAGAGCAACTACTACCAGATCCTCGAAACCATCGAGCGGGTCGTGGTGGAGCGGATGGGCTCGCGCGGCATCTACCCCAACGTGGATTTCTACAGCGGCACCGTCTACAGCGACCTGGGCATCCGCAAGGAGTACTTCACGCCGATCTTCGCGCTGGCCCGCATCAGTGGCTGGTGCGCCTCGGTGATCGAGTACACGCGGGACAACCGTCTGCTGCGGCCGGATGCCCTGTACACCGGGGCCCGCGACCAGCAGTACGTGCCGCTGCAAGAGCGCCAGTAG
- the tsaB gene encoding tRNA (adenosine(37)-N6)-threonylcarbamoyltransferase complex dimerization subunit type 1 TsaB translates to MTVPAAAVTLALDTATPFLTLALAWEGGEATFSEEVGRAHAERLADAAQGLFERAGLPFRAGQIVIGTGPGSYTGVRVGASYALGLARVWGAPVLGVSTLEALVHGPDGTVPEGEVAVSLDARRGNVYGAVYEVREGVVTRVVHPPARRPLEEFEALAAGLPHHRDIAPNGLALLRAGLAHGETEWALAYL, encoded by the coding sequence ATGACCGTTCCCGCCGCTGCCGTCACCCTCGCCCTCGACACCGCCACCCCCTTCCTGACCCTGGCCTTGGCGTGGGAAGGCGGAGAGGCGACGTTTTCCGAGGAGGTGGGCCGCGCCCACGCCGAGCGGCTGGCAGACGCGGCGCAGGGGCTGTTCGAGCGGGCGGGGCTTCCTTTCCGAGCGGGCCAAATCGTGATTGGAACTGGGCCGGGGTCGTACACGGGCGTTCGCGTCGGGGCGAGCTACGCCCTGGGACTGGCGCGAGTGTGGGGAGCCCCAGTCCTCGGCGTCTCGACCCTGGAGGCCCTGGTGCATGGCCCGGATGGAACCGTCCCGGAAGGCGAGGTCGCCGTCTCCCTCGACGCCCGGCGTGGCAACGTCTACGGCGCGGTGTACGAGGTGCGGGAGGGCGTGGTCACGCGGGTCGTCCACCCCCCCGCCCGGCGCCCGCTGGAGGAGTTCGAGGCCCTGGCCGCTGGCCTTCCCCACCACCGCGACATCGCCCCGAACGGCCTCGCGCTGCTGCGGGCAGGGCTGGCGCATGGGGAAACGGAGTGGGCGCTGGCGTACCTCTAA
- a CDS encoding ABC transporter substrate-binding protein: protein MRTCLTLTALLALIGAASAAPTTLTVFMGSQQRPEIFQPIFDRFEKQNPNIQVKIETGGATSEAQNQYLTTVLAARDPSLDVFLIDVVRTATFAAAGWAEPLDSYLPNKSVYLKAFLKGPINAATVDGKLYAMPAFTDAQFLYYRKDLLAKYGAKVPKTWDELAATAARIQKAEGGNLQGLNFQGAPIEGTVCNFLETLWGAGGNVQAVDSAAGRQGLGFLVNAVKTKLAPAASYEMKTDDSRQQFQAGNVLFGLNWSYAWAHFQGNSPQPTKVKGDVGVAPLPAFGKNASATCTGGWEWAISAYSKNKATAAKLLQFMASTDVQRELAVKGAYLPVRASLYNDKAVLAANPHFKDLYRIVTGARPRPVTPAYPRVSEIVRNNVSAAVAGSKSVDAALKDMQRDLDGVLK from the coding sequence ATGCGTACTTGCCTGACCCTGACCGCCCTCCTCGCCCTGATCGGGGCCGCGAGCGCCGCGCCCACCACGCTGACTGTCTTTATGGGCAGCCAGCAGCGCCCCGAGATCTTCCAGCCCATCTTCGACCGGTTCGAGAAGCAGAACCCCAACATTCAGGTCAAGATCGAGACGGGCGGCGCCACCAGCGAGGCGCAGAACCAGTACCTGACGACCGTGCTCGCCGCGCGGGACCCCAGCCTCGACGTGTTCCTGATCGACGTGGTGCGAACCGCGACCTTCGCCGCCGCCGGGTGGGCCGAGCCGCTGGACAGCTACCTGCCCAACAAGAGCGTGTACCTGAAGGCCTTCCTGAAGGGGCCGATCAACGCCGCGACGGTGGACGGCAAGCTGTACGCCATGCCCGCCTTCACGGACGCGCAGTTCCTGTACTACCGCAAGGATCTGCTCGCCAAGTACGGCGCCAAGGTGCCGAAAACCTGGGACGAACTCGCCGCCACCGCCGCCCGCATCCAGAAGGCCGAGGGGGGCAACCTCCAGGGCCTGAACTTCCAGGGGGCGCCCATCGAGGGCACGGTCTGCAACTTCCTGGAGACGCTGTGGGGCGCGGGCGGCAACGTGCAGGCGGTGGACAGCGCGGCCGGGCGCCAGGGCCTGGGCTTCCTGGTGAACGCGGTGAAGACCAAGCTCGCCCCCGCCGCCAGCTACGAGATGAAGACCGACGACTCGCGCCAGCAGTTCCAGGCGGGCAACGTGCTGTTCGGCCTGAACTGGAGCTACGCCTGGGCGCACTTCCAGGGGAACAGCCCGCAGCCCACCAAGGTGAAGGGTGATGTGGGCGTGGCCCCCCTCCCCGCCTTCGGCAAGAACGCCAGCGCGACCTGCACGGGCGGCTGGGAGTGGGCGATCAGCGCCTACAGCAAGAACAAGGCCACCGCCGCGAAGCTCTTGCAGTTCATGGCGAGCACCGACGTGCAGCGCGAGCTGGCAGTCAAGGGCGCCTACCTCCCCGTGCGCGCCAGCCTGTACAACGACAAGGCCGTGCTGGCCGCCAACCCGCACTTCAAGGATCTGTACCGCATCGTGACCGGCGCGCGGCCCCGGCCCGTGACCCCTGCCTACCCGCGCGTCTCGGAGATCGTTCGCAACAACGTGTCGGCGGCGGTCGCGGGCAGCAAGAGTGTGGACGCGGCGCTGAAGGACATGCAGCGCGACCTGGACGGCGTGCTGAAGTGA
- a CDS encoding carbohydrate ABC transporter permease, which translates to MRSEAGKVSTSPRARTRRRIGGDGPLAALLLAPAALLLCGVLLFPMLTTFRDSLFVNKLTEPWLGTPFVGLKQYAQMVQDPRFLNALRNTLFFGVLTVGGSFLVGIPMALLAHTPSRVRGLARVALLLPWAMPPVITGLIFAWLFNGQYGVVNDVLVRGGLVGEPLRWLSTPGLAVVAMVITIVWKTSSFVALIVLGGLQGIPRELTEAADVDGATRVQTFWRVILPLLGPSLAVAFIFRAISAVQVFDIPYTFIQQAPAQGLLETLGVYIYRTSIEFLDFGYAAALSVALFGVSLAVTLVYVRFVRGGEG; encoded by the coding sequence TTGCGGAGTGAGGCCGGAAAAGTCAGCACCTCCCCCAGGGCCCGGACGCGGCGCCGGATCGGGGGGGACGGCCCCCTCGCGGCCCTGCTCCTCGCCCCCGCCGCCCTGCTGCTGTGCGGCGTGCTGCTCTTTCCCATGCTGACGACCTTCCGCGACAGCCTGTTCGTGAACAAGCTGACCGAACCGTGGCTGGGGACGCCGTTCGTGGGCCTGAAGCAGTACGCCCAGATGGTGCAGGACCCCCGTTTTCTGAACGCGTTGCGAAACACCCTCTTCTTCGGGGTGCTGACGGTGGGGGGCTCGTTCCTTGTCGGCATCCCGATGGCGCTGCTGGCCCACACGCCGAGCCGGGTGCGGGGACTGGCGAGGGTGGCCCTGCTGCTGCCGTGGGCGATGCCGCCCGTGATTACCGGGTTGATCTTCGCCTGGCTGTTCAACGGGCAGTACGGGGTGGTGAACGACGTGCTGGTGCGCGGGGGGCTTGTCGGGGAACCGCTGCGTTGGCTCTCCACACCAGGCCTCGCGGTCGTAGCGATGGTCATCACCATCGTCTGGAAGACGAGTTCCTTCGTGGCGTTGATCGTGCTGGGCGGCCTCCAGGGCATCCCGCGCGAGCTGACCGAGGCGGCGGACGTGGACGGCGCGACGCGCGTGCAGACCTTCTGGCGGGTGATCCTGCCCTTGCTGGGGCCGAGTCTCGCCGTGGCCTTCATCTTCCGGGCGATCAGCGCCGTGCAGGTGTTCGATATCCCGTACACGTTCATTCAACAGGCCCCCGCGCAGGGGCTCCTCGAGACGCTCGGCGTCTACATCTACCGCACGAGCATCGAGTTTCTGGACTTCGGGTACGCGGCGGCGCTCTCCGTGGCGCTCTTCGGGGTGAGCCTCGCCGTCACGCTCGTCTACGTGCGCTTCGTGCGCGGCGGGGAGGGCTGA